The Bradysia coprophila strain Holo2 chromosome IV unlocalized genomic scaffold, BU_Bcop_v1 contig_84, whole genome shotgun sequence genome window below encodes:
- the LOC119072743 gene encoding uncharacterized protein LOC119072743 isoform X3 produces MLDDEPSQDPVSNRGANSTVVDLFDNEHMCKTETRSHEMNIEYDEGEEAPPPQSVPVADIALILEDESRDSSIDMFAEFETDVEVMDTSVGLDDTNTTKQIADCQNKDAEDAQCVRQVNRCNNEQHGVESLTTQSETIVSHSSALRKSFTLPHDLQDEQHSPMNEHMGTEVKTTQKLLSQPNIESSDGAEDKNVENEAGHSVDILLGVPINISYYEGNEGENTEMQISQMTSHMVHRTLSVATNFPEIFSAKENLPQHDDRGTLHSVDERPDTSMRTSCQSSPLRGFSPVAPLLQQSSYASTKLDSDSNTTPCEEYEFSNNFVPRSPRSSPIFLGFSDEAALTHTSQHHNSMAAAISQTSEHHNFIHTSSRSEGGLNSTFCEEYESERLFAAYLNATQGDQINLEEAYTQCFSESQNPVSQSGTRDRRQSFIEEIEKLVLKIGNDLTNGRKLAIAVPYRVSWNNCFVNEERLILRPLGNGGTRTIASKRRIAMIVSVLSFVYKLLVNNETCTRREIYYSDPEFTHSQIQVDTAIMDICFILNAPPWAIGILSSSKGLIAGSIKLTLKDDTVLDVGSVDGGILLPQQTMSIKKVETAARFVLLVEKHTVYEKLLLENVLDRLGPCILITGKGYPDINTRVILKKIWDDCKCPIYALVDADPYGIEIMLTYRHGSQKMSLFNDNLAIPSIQWIGVFPSEIKKFNLLSLPLTPQDINRLDSLMKRPYLSTKIYEELLVLKRTQKKSEVEALLSSTVVDCMHSHLLHKIHIGGLI; encoded by the exons ATGCTCGACGATGAGCCATCACAAGATCCAGTTAGTAACCGGGGAGCAAACAGCACAGTTGTGGACCTGTTCGACAACGAACATATGTGTAAGACAGAAACTAGATCGCATGAAATGAACATTGAATATGATGAGGGCGAGGAGGCACCACCACCACAATCTGTACCTGTGGCTGATATTGCATTAATTTTGGAAGATGAGTCTCGCGATAGCAGTATTGACATGTTCGCGGAATTTGAAACTGACGTAGAGGTGATGGACACCTCGGTTGGTTTAGATGATACAAACACCACTAAACAGATTGCAGATTGCCAAAATAAAGATGCTGAAGATGCACAGTGTGTCAGGCAGGTGAATCGGTGTAATAATGAACAGCACGGTGTTGAATCTTTGACAACCCAATCAGAAACAATCGTTTCACACTCGTCAGCGTTACGCAAAAGCTTCACTTTGCCGCATGATCTTCAAGACGAACAACATTCACCGATGAATGAACATATGGGGACGGAAGTTAAAACAACGCAAAAACTATTATCTCAGCCAAACATTGAGTCTTCCGATGGTGCAGaagataaaaatgttgaaaacgaaGCTGGTCACAGTGTTGATATTCTGCTAGGTGTACCCATTAACATAAGTTACTACGAAGGGAATGAAGGCGAAAATACTGAAATGCAAATCTCACAAATGACGAGTCATATGGTTCATCGAACTCTCAGTGTCGCAACCAATTTTCCTGAAATCTTTTctgcaaaagaaaatttaccaCAGCACGATGACCGTGGAACTCTACATTCGGTCGATGAAAGGCCCGATACATCAATGCGAACTTCTTGTCAATCTTCACCATTGCGAGGATTTTCACCCGTTGCACCGTTGCTTCAACAATCCTCTTACGCGTCAACGAAACTCGATAGCGACTCGAACACAACACCATGCGAGGAGTACgaattttctaataattttgTGCCACGATCACCACGATCGTCACCAATATTTCTTGGATTCTCAGACGAGGCTGCGTTGACTCATACATCTCAGCATCACAACTCCATGGCTGCAGCGATTAGTCAAACATCTGAACATCACAACTTCATACACACTTCATCTCGTAGTGAAGGTGGACTGAATTCGACTTTTTGCGAGGAGTATGAATCAGAGAGACTCTTTGCGGCATATTTGAATGCGACACAAGGCGACCAGATCAATTTGGAAGAGGCGTACACGCAATGTTTTTCGGAAAGTCAAAATCCAGTGAG TCAGAGTGGAACCAGAGACCGTCGACAGTCATTTATTGAAGAGATCGAAAAATTGGTGCTGAAAATTGGAAACGATCTGACGAACGGCCGTAAGTTAGCTATAGCTGTCCCGTATAGAGTGTCGTGGAACAATTGTTTCGTTAATGAAGAGAG ATTAATTTTGCGACCTTTGGGCAACGGTGGAACTCGTACCATTGCCTCGAAACGAAGAATTGCTATGATTGTATCCGTTCTGTCATTTGTCTATAAATTGTTGGTCAACAATGAAACCTGTACGAGAAG GGAAATATATTACAGCGATCCTGAATTCACCCACAGTCAAATCCAAGTCGACACCGCAATCATGGATATTTGCTTCATTTTAAATGCTCCTCCATGGGCCATTGGCATCCTATCGTCATCGAAAGGTCTTATTGCCGGTTCAATAAAACTAACTTTAAAAGACGACACCGTGCTCGATGTGGGAAGCGTTGATGGGG GCATTTTGCTTCCACAGCAGACAATGAGTATCAAAAAGGTGGAAACAGCGGCTAGATTCGTGCTTTTGGTTGAGAAGCACACGGTTTACGAGAAATTActtcttgaaaatgttttagatCGGCTAGGGCCATGCATACTCATTACG GGAAAGGGATACCCTGACATCAACACACGAGtaatattgaagaaaatttgggaCGATTGTAAATGTCCGATTTACGCTCTGGTGGATGCCGATCCTTATGGAATCGAAATAATGCTGACGTATCGACACGGTTCACAG AAAATGTCCCTCTTCAACGACAACCTTGCCATACCTTCCATACAATGGATTGGCGTATTTCCCTCGgaaattaagaaatttaatttgctgTCCTTGCCATTGACACCGCAAGATATTAACCGTTTGGACAGTTTGATGAAGCGACCGTATCTGAGTACGAAAATTTACGAAGAATTGTTGGTATTGAAGAGAACGCAAAAGAAATCAGAAGTTGAAGCCCTCTTGTCCAGTACAGTGGTTGACTGTATGCATTCGCATTTGTTGCATAAAATTCACATCGGTGGACTCATTTGA
- the LOC119072743 gene encoding uncharacterized protein LOC119072743 isoform X2, with amino-acid sequence MCSPEDDFFYVLDKSLRNEYSSQKLSSFITDLLAAINNLDDDPDEEFGFYDDETDCWNGFDSFTAPSSNDYSETHQIDFRTGNIKKRVDMLDDEPSQDPVSNRGANSTVVDLFDNEHMCKTETRSHEMNIEYDEGEEAPPPQSVPVADIALILEDESRDSSIDMFAEFETDVEVMDTSVGLDDTNTTKQIADCQNKDAEDAQCVRQVNRCNNEQHGVESLTTQSETIVSHSSALRKSFTLPHDLQDEQHSPMNEHMGTEVKTTQKLLSQPNIESSDGAEDKNVENEAGHSVDILLGVPINISYYEGNEGENTEMQISQMTSHMVHRTLSVATNFPEIFSAKENLPQHDDRGTLHSVDERPDTSMRTSCQSSPLRGFSPVAPLLQQSSYASTKLDSDSNTTPCEEYEFSNNFVPRSPRSSPIFLGFSDEAALTHTSQHHNSMAAAISQTSEHHNFIHTSSRSEGGLNSTFCEEYESERLFAAYLNATQGDQINLEEAYTQCFSESQNPVSGTRDRRQSFIEEIEKLVLKIGNDLTNGRKLAIAVPYRVSWNNCFVNEERLILRPLGNGGTRTIASKRRIAMIVSVLSFVYKLLVNNETCTRREIYYSDPEFTHSQIQVDTAIMDICFILNAPPWAIGILSSSKGLIAGSIKLTLKDDTVLDVGSVDGGILLPQQTMSIKKVETAARFVLLVEKHTVYEKLLLENVLDRLGPCILITGKGYPDINTRVILKKIWDDCKCPIYALVDADPYGIEIMLTYRHGSQKMSLFNDNLAIPSIQWIGVFPSEIKKFNLLSLPLTPQDINRLDSLMKRPYLSTKIYEELLVLKRTQKKSEVEALLSSTVVDCMHSHLLHKIHIGGLI; translated from the exons ATGTGTTCACCAGAAGATGACTTCTTTTATGTGTTGGACAAATCGCTGCGGAATGAGTACTCGTCGCAAAAGTTGTCCAGCTTCATAACCGATTTGCTGGCAGCAATAAACAATCTCGATGATGATCCCGATGAAGAATTCGGTTTTTATGATGATGAAACCGATTGTTGGAATGGCTTCGACTCTTTTACGGCCCCCTCATCGAATGACTACAGTGAGACGCATCAAATAGATTTCCGTACTGGCAACATAAAGAAAAGAGTGGATATGCTCGACGATGAGCCATCACAAGATCCAGTTAGTAACCGGGGAGCAAACAGCACAGTTGTGGACCTGTTCGACAACGAACATATGTGTAAGACAGAAACTAGATCGCATGAAATGAACATTGAATATGATGAGGGCGAGGAGGCACCACCACCACAATCTGTACCTGTGGCTGATATTGCATTAATTTTGGAAGATGAGTCTCGCGATAGCAGTATTGACATGTTCGCGGAATTTGAAACTGACGTAGAGGTGATGGACACCTCGGTTGGTTTAGATGATACAAACACCACTAAACAGATTGCAGATTGCCAAAATAAAGATGCTGAAGATGCACAGTGTGTCAGGCAGGTGAATCGGTGTAATAATGAACAGCACGGTGTTGAATCTTTGACAACCCAATCAGAAACAATCGTTTCACACTCGTCAGCGTTACGCAAAAGCTTCACTTTGCCGCATGATCTTCAAGACGAACAACATTCACCGATGAATGAACATATGGGGACGGAAGTTAAAACAACGCAAAAACTATTATCTCAGCCAAACATTGAGTCTTCCGATGGTGCAGaagataaaaatgttgaaaacgaaGCTGGTCACAGTGTTGATATTCTGCTAGGTGTACCCATTAACATAAGTTACTACGAAGGGAATGAAGGCGAAAATACTGAAATGCAAATCTCACAAATGACGAGTCATATGGTTCATCGAACTCTCAGTGTCGCAACCAATTTTCCTGAAATCTTTTctgcaaaagaaaatttaccaCAGCACGATGACCGTGGAACTCTACATTCGGTCGATGAAAGGCCCGATACATCAATGCGAACTTCTTGTCAATCTTCACCATTGCGAGGATTTTCACCCGTTGCACCGTTGCTTCAACAATCCTCTTACGCGTCAACGAAACTCGATAGCGACTCGAACACAACACCATGCGAGGAGTACgaattttctaataattttgTGCCACGATCACCACGATCGTCACCAATATTTCTTGGATTCTCAGACGAGGCTGCGTTGACTCATACATCTCAGCATCACAACTCCATGGCTGCAGCGATTAGTCAAACATCTGAACATCACAACTTCATACACACTTCATCTCGTAGTGAAGGTGGACTGAATTCGACTTTTTGCGAGGAGTATGAATCAGAGAGACTCTTTGCGGCATATTTGAATGCGACACAAGGCGACCAGATCAATTTGGAAGAGGCGTACACGCAATGTTTTTCGGAAAGTCAAAATCCAGTGAG TGGAACCAGAGACCGTCGACAGTCATTTATTGAAGAGATCGAAAAATTGGTGCTGAAAATTGGAAACGATCTGACGAACGGCCGTAAGTTAGCTATAGCTGTCCCGTATAGAGTGTCGTGGAACAATTGTTTCGTTAATGAAGAGAG ATTAATTTTGCGACCTTTGGGCAACGGTGGAACTCGTACCATTGCCTCGAAACGAAGAATTGCTATGATTGTATCCGTTCTGTCATTTGTCTATAAATTGTTGGTCAACAATGAAACCTGTACGAGAAG GGAAATATATTACAGCGATCCTGAATTCACCCACAGTCAAATCCAAGTCGACACCGCAATCATGGATATTTGCTTCATTTTAAATGCTCCTCCATGGGCCATTGGCATCCTATCGTCATCGAAAGGTCTTATTGCCGGTTCAATAAAACTAACTTTAAAAGACGACACCGTGCTCGATGTGGGAAGCGTTGATGGGG GCATTTTGCTTCCACAGCAGACAATGAGTATCAAAAAGGTGGAAACAGCGGCTAGATTCGTGCTTTTGGTTGAGAAGCACACGGTTTACGAGAAATTActtcttgaaaatgttttagatCGGCTAGGGCCATGCATACTCATTACG GGAAAGGGATACCCTGACATCAACACACGAGtaatattgaagaaaatttgggaCGATTGTAAATGTCCGATTTACGCTCTGGTGGATGCCGATCCTTATGGAATCGAAATAATGCTGACGTATCGACACGGTTCACAG AAAATGTCCCTCTTCAACGACAACCTTGCCATACCTTCCATACAATGGATTGGCGTATTTCCCTCGgaaattaagaaatttaatttgctgTCCTTGCCATTGACACCGCAAGATATTAACCGTTTGGACAGTTTGATGAAGCGACCGTATCTGAGTACGAAAATTTACGAAGAATTGTTGGTATTGAAGAGAACGCAAAAGAAATCAGAAGTTGAAGCCCTCTTGTCCAGTACAGTGGTTGACTGTATGCATTCGCATTTGTTGCATAAAATTCACATCGGTGGACTCATTTGA
- the LOC119072743 gene encoding uncharacterized protein LOC119072743 isoform X1: MCSPEDDFFYVLDKSLRNEYSSQKLSSFITDLLAAINNLDDDPDEEFGFYDDETDCWNGFDSFTAPSSNDYSETHQIDFRTGNIKKRVDMLDDEPSQDPVSNRGANSTVVDLFDNEHMCKTETRSHEMNIEYDEGEEAPPPQSVPVADIALILEDESRDSSIDMFAEFETDVEVMDTSVGLDDTNTTKQIADCQNKDAEDAQCVRQVNRCNNEQHGVESLTTQSETIVSHSSALRKSFTLPHDLQDEQHSPMNEHMGTEVKTTQKLLSQPNIESSDGAEDKNVENEAGHSVDILLGVPINISYYEGNEGENTEMQISQMTSHMVHRTLSVATNFPEIFSAKENLPQHDDRGTLHSVDERPDTSMRTSCQSSPLRGFSPVAPLLQQSSYASTKLDSDSNTTPCEEYEFSNNFVPRSPRSSPIFLGFSDEAALTHTSQHHNSMAAAISQTSEHHNFIHTSSRSEGGLNSTFCEEYESERLFAAYLNATQGDQINLEEAYTQCFSESQNPVSQSGTRDRRQSFIEEIEKLVLKIGNDLTNGRKLAIAVPYRVSWNNCFVNEERLILRPLGNGGTRTIASKRRIAMIVSVLSFVYKLLVNNETCTRREIYYSDPEFTHSQIQVDTAIMDICFILNAPPWAIGILSSSKGLIAGSIKLTLKDDTVLDVGSVDGGILLPQQTMSIKKVETAARFVLLVEKHTVYEKLLLENVLDRLGPCILITGKGYPDINTRVILKKIWDDCKCPIYALVDADPYGIEIMLTYRHGSQKMSLFNDNLAIPSIQWIGVFPSEIKKFNLLSLPLTPQDINRLDSLMKRPYLSTKIYEELLVLKRTQKKSEVEALLSSTVVDCMHSHLLHKIHIGGLI, encoded by the exons ATGTGTTCACCAGAAGATGACTTCTTTTATGTGTTGGACAAATCGCTGCGGAATGAGTACTCGTCGCAAAAGTTGTCCAGCTTCATAACCGATTTGCTGGCAGCAATAAACAATCTCGATGATGATCCCGATGAAGAATTCGGTTTTTATGATGATGAAACCGATTGTTGGAATGGCTTCGACTCTTTTACGGCCCCCTCATCGAATGACTACAGTGAGACGCATCAAATAGATTTCCGTACTGGCAACATAAAGAAAAGAGTGGATATGCTCGACGATGAGCCATCACAAGATCCAGTTAGTAACCGGGGAGCAAACAGCACAGTTGTGGACCTGTTCGACAACGAACATATGTGTAAGACAGAAACTAGATCGCATGAAATGAACATTGAATATGATGAGGGCGAGGAGGCACCACCACCACAATCTGTACCTGTGGCTGATATTGCATTAATTTTGGAAGATGAGTCTCGCGATAGCAGTATTGACATGTTCGCGGAATTTGAAACTGACGTAGAGGTGATGGACACCTCGGTTGGTTTAGATGATACAAACACCACTAAACAGATTGCAGATTGCCAAAATAAAGATGCTGAAGATGCACAGTGTGTCAGGCAGGTGAATCGGTGTAATAATGAACAGCACGGTGTTGAATCTTTGACAACCCAATCAGAAACAATCGTTTCACACTCGTCAGCGTTACGCAAAAGCTTCACTTTGCCGCATGATCTTCAAGACGAACAACATTCACCGATGAATGAACATATGGGGACGGAAGTTAAAACAACGCAAAAACTATTATCTCAGCCAAACATTGAGTCTTCCGATGGTGCAGaagataaaaatgttgaaaacgaaGCTGGTCACAGTGTTGATATTCTGCTAGGTGTACCCATTAACATAAGTTACTACGAAGGGAATGAAGGCGAAAATACTGAAATGCAAATCTCACAAATGACGAGTCATATGGTTCATCGAACTCTCAGTGTCGCAACCAATTTTCCTGAAATCTTTTctgcaaaagaaaatttaccaCAGCACGATGACCGTGGAACTCTACATTCGGTCGATGAAAGGCCCGATACATCAATGCGAACTTCTTGTCAATCTTCACCATTGCGAGGATTTTCACCCGTTGCACCGTTGCTTCAACAATCCTCTTACGCGTCAACGAAACTCGATAGCGACTCGAACACAACACCATGCGAGGAGTACgaattttctaataattttgTGCCACGATCACCACGATCGTCACCAATATTTCTTGGATTCTCAGACGAGGCTGCGTTGACTCATACATCTCAGCATCACAACTCCATGGCTGCAGCGATTAGTCAAACATCTGAACATCACAACTTCATACACACTTCATCTCGTAGTGAAGGTGGACTGAATTCGACTTTTTGCGAGGAGTATGAATCAGAGAGACTCTTTGCGGCATATTTGAATGCGACACAAGGCGACCAGATCAATTTGGAAGAGGCGTACACGCAATGTTTTTCGGAAAGTCAAAATCCAGTGAG TCAGAGTGGAACCAGAGACCGTCGACAGTCATTTATTGAAGAGATCGAAAAATTGGTGCTGAAAATTGGAAACGATCTGACGAACGGCCGTAAGTTAGCTATAGCTGTCCCGTATAGAGTGTCGTGGAACAATTGTTTCGTTAATGAAGAGAG ATTAATTTTGCGACCTTTGGGCAACGGTGGAACTCGTACCATTGCCTCGAAACGAAGAATTGCTATGATTGTATCCGTTCTGTCATTTGTCTATAAATTGTTGGTCAACAATGAAACCTGTACGAGAAG GGAAATATATTACAGCGATCCTGAATTCACCCACAGTCAAATCCAAGTCGACACCGCAATCATGGATATTTGCTTCATTTTAAATGCTCCTCCATGGGCCATTGGCATCCTATCGTCATCGAAAGGTCTTATTGCCGGTTCAATAAAACTAACTTTAAAAGACGACACCGTGCTCGATGTGGGAAGCGTTGATGGGG GCATTTTGCTTCCACAGCAGACAATGAGTATCAAAAAGGTGGAAACAGCGGCTAGATTCGTGCTTTTGGTTGAGAAGCACACGGTTTACGAGAAATTActtcttgaaaatgttttagatCGGCTAGGGCCATGCATACTCATTACG GGAAAGGGATACCCTGACATCAACACACGAGtaatattgaagaaaatttgggaCGATTGTAAATGTCCGATTTACGCTCTGGTGGATGCCGATCCTTATGGAATCGAAATAATGCTGACGTATCGACACGGTTCACAG AAAATGTCCCTCTTCAACGACAACCTTGCCATACCTTCCATACAATGGATTGGCGTATTTCCCTCGgaaattaagaaatttaatttgctgTCCTTGCCATTGACACCGCAAGATATTAACCGTTTGGACAGTTTGATGAAGCGACCGTATCTGAGTACGAAAATTTACGAAGAATTGTTGGTATTGAAGAGAACGCAAAAGAAATCAGAAGTTGAAGCCCTCTTGTCCAGTACAGTGGTTGACTGTATGCATTCGCATTTGTTGCATAAAATTCACATCGGTGGACTCATTTGA